From Carassius gibelio isolate Cgi1373 ecotype wild population from Czech Republic chromosome B23, carGib1.2-hapl.c, whole genome shotgun sequence, the proteins below share one genomic window:
- the LOC128011697 gene encoding uncharacterized protein LOC128011697 has translation MAERLERLIRKRRAVRASTTRLLQDIETEVDKEDPVIERLRELLALLSEKGETLLELDVGIEEGTDTDDLENEIADVEEYKERVITAKSRAHRVIQRNRESSRPSSTEPSLHRQTVKLPKLIINKFNGEISQWQDFWNQFETAIHKNDALSKTEKFNYLKTYLTGAASKAIAGLMLTDSNYDHAIELLQNRFGRKDLLVNAHMTKLLNLCPVKKSNDVTALRQLYDECEVHIRSLESLGVASEAYGSLLCPVLLQMIPDDITLQYSRQRGASDEWKVSEVMEFLQKEILSRERTMQLIKPSNSRDSQSYQKPVKRQDTSFEMKHRKHNMPSAAVLQTTSQRIQNCLFCDSAAHKTELCPETDIAARKDKLMKMGRCFVCLGPKHIARFCKTKMCCNVCGSRHHSAVCERRETRNSDTDDNKDNVVSSFASHSVKIQPAKQNNTVLLQTVRACAEGPGGCRNIRCLLDGGSQRSFISENTVRALKLPVIKQETVTLHTFGSTAPVTAKRNTVKLTLQNIWKKEQKIEIEALETPQVCTAVMKIPGEHIQAELERKGLQLADHTDDGTYDTELSMLIGADYYWRIVSGRVERITDALVAIESIFGWSVQGPVKMSSVADSACMQVQVTEDTLVSERLKAFWEIESLGITMKQTDSPEDEEALHKFEKTTLYKDGRYEVELPWRPDKPELPDNYRIARKRFEGLKRKLQSDVVMCHRYNEVVNDYLEQGIVEDAVEEESSPTTVKYYMPHHAVLREDKVTTKLRVVFDASSHDTDSPSLNDCLLTGPNLNPDLLSILIKFRLHAIAFTADIKKAFLQISLAEKDRDAVRFLWLDALPHEVRGEKLRVLRMTRVVFGVSPSPFLLAATVRKHLKKYEAQLPEVVKIIKESLYVDDFISSASDVENAFSITANAKQIMSTAGMDLCKWTTNCPELKEKWKMMMNELAPETETPGAVLKVLGLVWRTEKDDFVFDLTALLDAVAKRENTKRSVLKLSARIFDPIGFLTPFTVRVKCLFQEMWIRGLGWDEELPTDLAKEWQSWCSELPQIHHIVIPRWYGIKSEHKHDAQQLHVFCDASEKAYSTVAYLLREADDGTKSTCLVASKSRVAPLKKMSLPRLELMGAVIGARLGNNLLKPLNMELQQVHLWTDSMIVLQWIRSPAYRWKQFVSNRVAEIQSLTNPAMWFHCKGKANPADLPTRGQTVANLKESGLWWKGPPFLTTPNLSEESDEDQSVEDVTNELKQVQQISVQLSSSSDQSETEPVLDLPKYSKLKRVLRVTAWIKRFVHNTSSNSRRRGELTAEEMFEAEKYWTKVTQVCSFSHEISLMKAGKTLNSDSKIRDLKPFLDADELLCVGGRLQQPGFSYREKHPWILPSKGRYCELLVQYNHEVTMHSGLRDTLVQIRSRHWILRGRQLVKGILSKCTVCKRFKAKPAQQDTAPLPRDRIIESPPFAVTGIDFAGPLYVKNDHVLCKAYVALFTCAVTRAVHLELVSSQSTESFLLALKRFVSRRGLCKVIYSDNAKTFKRANQDLSELWHAIKDPQLLEYFSGKGISWRFIVERAAWWGGFWERLVRSVKTCLRKVLGRASLTFEEMTTLLTEVEATLNSRPLTFVHNEADEPQPLTPAHFLVGERLTSLPPKPFPADHDHTTVSKEEMTRRWGYKNRLMTNLWNRWRKDYLLDLKSAHSCSTQKPTVLKTGDIVLIGDANMPRQTWKLGKIEELFPGRDGKVRSCAVRTSTGTVLRRPVQLLYALEI, from the coding sequence ATGGCGGAGCGACTTGAAAGACTAATCAGAAAACGGAGAGCTGTACGCGCTTCCACAACGAGACTTTTACAAGACATCGAAACAGAGGTAGACAAAGAAGATCCAGTCATTGAACGATTACGTGAACTGTTAGCCCTGTTATCTGAAAAGGGGGAAACGCTGCTGGAGTTGGATGTTGGAATCGAGGAAGGGACGGACACCGATGATTTGGAGAATGAAATCGCTGATGTTGAGGAGTATAAAGAGCGAGTCATAACCGCGAAATCACGCGCGCACCGAGTGATACAGAGAAACCGGGAAAGTAGCAGACCGAGCAGCACAGAGCCCTCgctgcacagacaaacagttaAGTTGCCCAAGTTGATTATAAACAAGTTTAACGGTGAAATTAGTCAGTGGCAAGACTTTTGGAATCAGTTTGAAACCGCTATTCACAAGAACGATGCGCTGAGCAAAACAGAGAAGTTCAATTATTTAAAGACGTACCTAACCGGCGCTGCTTCAAAGGCAATAGCGGGACTGATGTTAACAGACAGTAATTATGATCACGCGATCGAGCTGCTGCAGAATCGGTTCGGAAGAAAAGACCTGCTTGTTAACGCTCATATGACCAAACTGCTGAATCTCTGCCCAGTAAAGAAATCAAACGATGTCACTGCTTTGAGACAACTTTATGATGAATGTGAAGTACATATCCGCAGCTTAGAATCGCTGGGTGTCGCATCAGAGGCTTATGGCAGCTTGTTGTGCCCTGTTCTGCTACAGATGATTCCAGATGACATTACTCTCCAGTACAGTCGACAGAGAGGAGCCAGCGATGAATGGAAAGTCTCAGAAGTTATGGAATTCCTGCAGAAAGAGATTCTGAGCAGAGAAAGAACCATGCAGCTGATTAAGCCAAGTAATTCAAGAGACAGTCAAAGTTATCAGAAACCAGTTAAAAGACAAGACACATCATTTGAAATGAAGCACAGAAAACACAACATGCCATCAGCTGCAGTGCTGCAAACCACCAGTCAAAGAATACAGAACTGCCTTTTCTGTGATAGTGCAGCACACAAAACAGAACTGTGTCCCGAAACTGATATTGCTGCACGAAAGgacaaactgatgaagatgggAAGATGCTTTGTGTGTCTTGGGCCAAAGCACATCGCAAGATTCTGTAAGACTAAAATGTGCTGTAATGTATGTGGAAGCCGACACCACAGTGCTGTATGTGAAAGAAGAGAGACACGCAATTCTGACACTGATGATAACAAGGACAATGTAGTTTCTTCTTTTGCTTCCCATTCAGTAAAGATACAGCCCGCTAAACAGAACAACACTGTGCTTCTGCAGACTGTAAGAGCATGTGCAGAAGGACCTGGTGGATGTAGAAATATTCGCTGCTTACTGGATGGAGGCAGTCAGAGAAGCTTCATCAGTGAAAACACAGTGAGAGCTTTAAAGTTACCTGTGATCAAGCAAGAAACAGTCACTCTTCATACTTTTGGCTCTACAGCACCAGTTACAGCAAAGCGCAACACAGTCAAATTAACTCTGCAGAACATCTGGAAGAAGGAGCAGAAAATTGAAATAGAAGCACTCGAGACACCCCAAGTGTGCACTGCCGTGATGAAGATCCCAGGTGAGCACATCCAAGCGGAGCTGGAACGAAAAGGCTTGCAGTTAGCAGATCATACAGACGACGGCACTTATGATACAGAGTTGTCAATGCTGATTGGTGCCGATTACTACTGGCGTATAGTGTCAGGCCGAGTAGAAAGAATTACAGATGCACTTGTAGCCATTGAGAGCATCTTTGGATGGTCAGTGCAAGGCCCAGTCAAAATGTCCAGTGTTGCTGATTCAGCCTGCATGCAAGTGCAAGTTACTGAAGACACACTGGTTTCAGAGCGCCTGAAAGCCTTCTGGGAAATAGAGTCTCTCGGTATCACCATGAAGCAGACAGACAGTCCTGAGGATGAGGAGGCTCTTCACAAGTTTGAAAAGACAACTCTGTACAAAGATGGAAGATATGAAGTTGAACTGCCGTGGCGACCTGACAAGCCAGAACTTCCAGATAACTACAGAATAGCAAGGAAAAGATTTGAAGGCCTTAAGAGAAAGTTGCAGTCAGATGTAGTGATGTGTCACCGATATAATGAAGTTGTGAACGATTACCTTGAGCAGGGCATTGTCGAAGATGCAGTGGAGGAGGAGTCATCTCCGACCACTGTGAAATACTATATGCCTCATCATGCTGTTCTCCGCGAAGACAAGGTAACAACAAAACTCAGAGTAGTGTTTGATGCCTCATCACATGACACAGACTCTCCATCACTTAATGACTGTCTGCTTACTGGTCCTAACCTGAATCCAGATCTGCTCAGTATATTAATCAAGTTCAGACTGCATGCGATTGCATTTACAGCAGATATCAAAAAGGCTTTCTTGCAAATTTCTCTTGCTGAGAAGGACCGAGATGCTGTGCGATTCCTCTGGCTTGATGCACTGCCTCATGAAGTCAGAGGTGAGAAGCTGCGTGTGCTACGGATGACGAGGGTGGTGTTTGGAGTATCTCCCAGCCCATTTCTCCTCGCAGCTACAGTGAGAAAACATTTGAAGAAATATGAAGCCCAACTTCCTGAGGTAGTAAAGATAATAAAGGAATCACTTTATGTCGATGACTTTATCTCAAGTGCAAGTGACGTAGAGAATGCTTTCTCCATAACTGCTAATGCCAAACAGATTATGTCCACAGCTGGCATGGACCTTTGCAAATGGACAACGAACTGTCCAGAGTTGAAGGAGAAATGGAAAATGATGATGAATGAGCTTGCgccagagacagagacaccagGAGCTGTACTGAAGGTGCTAGGCTTGGTGTGGAGGACTGAAAAGGATGATTTCGTCTTTGATCTGACTGCATTGCTGGACGCTGTAGCAAAAAGAGAGAACACCAAAAGGAGCGTTCTGAAACTCTCTGCTCGCATATTCGACCCAATAGGCTTTCTGACTCCTTTCACTGTGCGGGTGAAATGCCTTTTTCAAGAGATGTGGATACGAGGCCTTGGCTGGGATGAGGAGCTGCCTACAGATCTTGCAAAAGAATGGCAAAGCTGGTGTTCAGAACTTCCACAGATCCACCACATAGTCATTCCCCGCTGGTATGGAATAAAATCTGAGCACAAGCATGATGCACAACAACTTCATGTGTTCTGTGACGCAAGTGAGAAAGCTTACAGTACAGTTGCATACTTGCTGCGAGAGGCGGATGATGGAACAAAGTCTACATGCCTCGTTGCTTCAAAGTCCAGGGTAGCCCCGCTGAAAAAGATGTCCCTGCCACGTCTTGAGTTGATGGGAGCAGTCATTGGAGCAAGACTAGGAAACAACTTGCTAAAGCCTCTGAATATGGAGCTACAACAGGTTCACCTTTGGACAGATTCAATGATCGTACTACAGTGGATTCGCAGTCCAGCTTACAGATGGAAACAGTTTGTGTCAAACAGAGTAGCTGAAATACAGTCTTTAACCAACCCGGCAATGTGGTTTCACTGCAAAGGCAAGGCCAATCCAGCAGATCTCCCAACCAGAGGTCAGACCGTAGCTAATCTGAAAGAAAGCGGACTGTGGTGGAAAGGACCCCCATTTCTGACTACTCCAAATCTGTCTGAGGAAAGTGATGAAGATCAGAGTGTTGAAGACGTGACTAATGAGCTAAAACAAGTTCAGCAGATCAGTGTGCAACTCAGCAGCAGCAGTGACCAAAGTGAAACAGAACCTGTGCTAGATTTACCGAAGTACAGTAAACTGAAAAGGGTATTGCGGGTTACTGCTTGGATTAAGAGGTTCGTGCACAACACAAGTTCAAACTCAAGGAGAAGAGGTGAGTTGACTGCTGAAGAAATGTTTGAGGCTGAGAAGTACTGGACCAAAGTGACACAAGTTTGCAGTTTTAGTCATGAGATTAGTTTGATGAAAGCTGGAAAAACCCTGAATTCAGATTCCAAAATCAGAGATCTGAAACCTTTCCTTGATGCTGATGAATTGCTCTGTGTTGGAGGCAGATTGCAACAGCCGGGCTTCAGTTACAGAGAAAAACACCCATGGATTCTACCTAGCAAAGGCAGATATTGTGAGCTGCTGGTCCAGTACAACCATGAAGTTACCATGCATTCTGGTCTAAGAGACACTCTTGTACAAATAAGAAGTAGACACTGGATTTTGCGAGGCAGACAACTCGTAAAGGGTATCCTGTCAAAATGTACTGTTTGCAAAAGATTTAAAGCAAAACCCGCACAACAGGACACGGCTCCACTCCCACGAGACAGAATAATAGAGAGCCCTCCATTCGCAGTGACTGGTATAGACTTTGCAGGTCCACTGTATGTGAAGAATGATCATGTGCTATGCAAGGCTTATGTTGCTCTGTTCACATGTGCAGTCACCAGAGCAGTGCATTTGGAGCTTGTATCAAGTCAGTCAACAGAAAGCTTCCTGTTAGCACTTAAGCGATTTGTTTCTAGAAGAGGATTGTGCAAGGTCATTTATTCAGACAATGCCAAAACTTTCAAAAGAGCAAACCAAGACCTCAGTGAGCTGTGGCATGCCATCAAAGATCCACAACtgctggaatacttctcagggaAGGGCATCAGCTGGCGCTTCATCGTAGAGCGAGCGGCCTGGTGGGGTGGATTTTGGGAAAGGCTAGTGAGGTCTGTAAAGACGTGCCTGAGAAAGGTGCTAGGAAGAGCATCGCTCACCTTTGAAGAAATGACTACACTCCTCACAGAAGTAGAAGCTACACTGAATTCCAGACCCCTTACCTTTGTCCACAATGAAGCTGACGAGCCACAGCCACTGACACCTGCTCACTTCCTGGTTGGTGAACGACTAACTTCACTGCCGCCAAAACCATTTCCTGCAGACCATGATCATACCACTGTGAGTAAGGAAGAGATGACAAGGAGGTGGGGATACAAAAACAGACTCATGACCAATCTGTGGAATCGTTGGAGGAAAGACTATCTGCTAGACTTGAAATCTGCACATTCTTGCAGCACACAGAAACCCACTGTGCTGAAAACAGGTGACATTGTTCTCATAGGAGATGCCAACATGCCAAGACAAACCTGGAAATTAGGAAAAATTGAAGAGCTGTTTCCAGGCAGAGATGGCAAAGTTAGATCCTGTGCTGTTCGCACATCCACAGGAACTGTATTAAGAAGACCCGTTCAGTTGCTTTATGCATTAGAGATTTAA
- the LOC128011698 gene encoding uncharacterized protein LOC128011698 yields the protein MITPDTVSIVAREVRLEVYLNGVFYTGDSCFVLDGKDVQLELEITDAIYDLLGFSGNQEIDVKLQVMTDDHISVSSCSPGEMHVQLETDENEHMSVCEVKDLQLEMNRNSISELKSPEPVSEDESDPVPAGASGEQALDDEENRSTELTTGQMTKNISAVFQGFCAAFQGKMPNPVGEAEVDLIGPDGSYVPDPSAHEPESETYLVDSEQSCFTETDLVAPPEPKLDPVDPEESCVSPEENTSTMKNKKVHGFVMTKRTEYATVRNIKKISTFLQNDRPKHVGVSARPDLELNVPDPEPGENPDDPPEDDWDLAPPQESCAPAASVPEPESKVTSELSMLENYVPLNVFQLEDRLEKYTPLKQRHVTNVWPRLFIGDEEMATDRDALQEMCITHILNAAAPKKHLKYYLGRFNDEDMVGTVNTGSRYYRGLHINYYGLPTADRHCSDISKCFIPAAKFIDKALEKRASKVLICCKQGVEHSVTLFLAYLMICHDMMVEEAIDHVMKERRIRPSRDVLKKLMLLNADLVLQRKLKLQDIKTGRKRNKWQLKKRRALI from the exons ATGATAACTCCAGACACAGTGTCTATAGTGGCGAGAGAGGTGCGTCTGGAGGTTTATCTCAACGGTGTCTTCTACACCGGAGACAGTTGCTTTGTATTAGATGGTAAAGATGTGCAGCTGGAGCTGGAGATCACCGATGCCATCTACGACCTTCTCGGCTTCAGCGGTAATCAAGAGATAGATGTGAAGCTGCAGGTCATGACGGATGACCACATCTCCGTCAGTTCCTGCAGTCCAGGAGAGATGCACGTACAGCTGGAGACTGACGAGAATGAGCACATGTCGGTGTGTGAGGTCAAAGATCTGCAGCTGGAGATGAACAGGAACAGCATCTCGGAGCTGAAGAGCCCTGAGCCGGTGTCTGAAGATGAGAGCGATCCAGTCCCAGCAGGAGCTTCAGGAGAACAAGCCCTGGATGATGAGGAGAACCGCTCAACAG AACTCACCACTGGGCAGATGACCAAGAACATTAGTGCAGTCTTCCAGGGATTTTGTGCAGCTTTCCAGGGAAAAATGCCGAACCCTGTTGGGGAAGCTGAAGTGGATCTGATTGGTCCAGATGGATCATATGTCCCAGATCCAAGTGCTCATGAGCCAGAATCTGAAACATATCTGGTCGATTCTGAGCAATCGTGTTTCACTGAAACTGATCTGGTTGCTCCTCCAGAACCTAAACTGGATCCGGTTGATCCAGAGGAATCATGCGTCAGCCCGGAAG AAAATACCAGCACGATGAAGAATAAGAAAGTCCATGGCTTCGTCATGACCAAGAGAACGGAATATGCTACAGTGAGGAACATAAAGAAAATCAGCACTTTCCTCCAGAACGACAGGCCGAAGCATGTTGGAGTCTCAGCGCGGCCAGATTTGGAGCTGAACGTTCCTGATCCAGAACCTGGAGAGAATCCGGATGATCCTCCTGAAGATGATTGGGATCTGGCTCCTCCACAGGAATCATGTGCACCAGCTGCAAGCGTTCCTGAGCCGGAATCTAAAGTGACATCTGAGCTTTCAATGTTGGAAAACTACGTCCCTCTAAACGTGTTCCAACTGGAGGATCGTTTGGAGAAATACACACCTCTCAAACAAAGACACGTGACTAACGTCTGGCCCAGGCTCTTCATCGGAGATGA AGAGATGGCCACCGACCGAGATGCTCTGCAGGAGATGTGCATCACTCACATCCTCAACGCTGCAGCACCAAAGAAGCATCTTAAATACTACTTAGGACGTTTTAATGATGAAGACATGGTAGGAACGGTCAATACAGGGTCCAGATATTACAGAGGCTTGCACATCAATTATTACGGCTTGCCTACAGCAGACAGACACTGTTCTGACATCAGCAAGTGCTTCATACCAGCTGCCAAATTCATTGACAAGGCCCTGGAGAAGCGAGCAA GTAaggtgctgatttgctgcaagcAGGGTGTGGAGCACTCGGTGACTCTGTTTCTGGCGTATCTGATGATCTGTCATGACATGATGGTGGAGGAGGCCATCGATCACGTCATGAAGGAGAGACGCATCAGACCCTCCAGAGACGTCCTGAAGAAGCTGATGCTCCTCAACGCTGACCTGGTGCTGCAGAGAAAACTGAAACTGCAGGACATCAAAACCGGCCGAAAGAGGAACAAGTGGCAGCTTAAAAAAAGGAGAGCgctgatataa